The DNA sequence TGGAGAAAGGATATCATCAGGAACATACAATGTTATTTTTGGAAGACAACCTTTGACAGATCTCTTTACAAATATTATAATTCCCGCTTTAAGCCTTTCAACAGTTAATGTATCGGATACACCTTTTCTCAAAAAATTAGGACAAAGGGTTACATCAGACTTATTAAATGTCTATGATGATGGTACGATAAAGGGCGCTGCTGGTAGTAAAAAAATCTCGTGTGAAGGAATTCCTACGGGAAGAACCAATCTTATTTATAACGGGTTTTTGGTAGGTTTCCTGGCAAACAACTATCTTTCTCAAAAGCTGGGAAATGTCTTTACTTCATTTATACCGAGGAATGGGTTCCGGTATTATAAAGGCGGGAGAAATCATGCGATACAACCGAGAATATGTCCAACTAATATTGTTATAGAAGGTAAGAATGAAATAGACAGGCAATCTCTCTTCTCAAAAATACATAATGGTGTTTATATCGGTAGAATTTGGTATACTTATCCTATTAATGGTCTTGCCGCGGGAGACTTTACGAGTACGATCATTGCAGATTCCTATCTGGTAGAGAAAGGGGAAATTGTTAAACCTTTACAACCTAACACGGTAAGGATCAATAGTAATATAAAAGATATACTAAATAATATCATTGCTCTATCAAAAGATAAAAAACAAACGATTGTCTGGGGAGGAGAGGAAATTGTGCTGGCGCCAGAAATGGCTGTTCAAGGTGTTAAACTGGATAACATCTCAGGTTTTACCCCTTAAGAAGTTTTATTGAATTTTAAAAATATATAGATAACAATCAAACCGAGAAGGGAGGGATGGAAGACGTAAGCAGTTTTTTCATTTATGATAATTCTTTACTACATTATTTTAAAAAGGAGGTAGTCATGCGTGCTAAAGTAGATCCGGATATCTGTACAGGTTGTGAACTTTGTACACAAACATGCCCTGAAGTTTTTTATATGAATGGTGATATAGCTGAAACGAAAGACACTGACGTACCATCAGATATTCAAGATTCCTGTAGACAAGCAGCGGAAGAGTGTCCGGTAGAGGCAATTATCATCAGCGATTAGCTGTTTGACAACAATCAAAAAGACCTTAAATATCTCATCGGATAATTAAGGTCTTTTTTTATACAACTAGACATCAAGGAGCGGCCTTCTCCCAATCCTTCTTCTCCTTTTCAGGATCGCGCGTCCACCCTTAGTTCGCATCCTCTTCCTGAAACCACACATCCTTTTATGTTTTATAGAACTCTTCCTGATATTAACCTTCATAGTTGTCTATCTCCTTAAAATTTATTACATACTCCTACAACACAATGAATACTGAAGTTTATGGACATCTTTATGACTTACAATCTTCAGCCAAAAAGAAAAAAATCAGCGTTTTCACGATAGCACATTTATCACTGTTCTGTCAAGATATTTTTAAAGAACACTTGAATTATAAATCTATAACATATATCTTAAATTTAGAGTTCTAAAAGTGTTAAAATCGTATTGACATTATTCTTTTGAATTGATAATATGTCCAAAATTAATCATAACTATCATTCCTAGAAATTAGTTAAGACTATAAGGAAAGTTTTTTCTAATTTTCTGTTATTATCGAAGGAGGTGATGTTAAGCTTTCTCACGGATCCATCCACGTGGATTCTTCCAGGAATTGTCACTTACTCATCTATTGTTATAAAAGGAGAAATTGTAATGCAAACGACGACAAAAAGGGACCTATGTGAAAAGATTGCCAGAAGGACAAATAACACACATATGATTGTGAAAAAGACAATACAAATGTTTTTGGATGAGATTATAAGTGAACTTGCACAAGGCAATCGTATTGAACTGCGTGATTTTGGTGTTTTCGAAATACGTCAGCGTGCCGCAAGAAAAGCCAGAAATCCGAGAACCGGGGAAGTAGCATTTGTGCCTTCTAAAAATGTCGTGGTATTCAAAGTTGGTAAACTCATGCGGGAAAAGGTTGGAAATGCAACAAAAACCCCAACACAACCCTCTCAGGGAACTTAATTTTTTGTTACGAATATGTTTAGCCAGGAACAAATCATTGAAAAAGGCATCATAAAATATATACGTGGAAATCGAGCAACGGTAGAAATAATAAAGCCCGATTCAAATAAGTGCAAAAGTTGCGGTGTTTGTATGGGTATAGAGAATACAGGAAACCTTTTAGAAGTAGATACAATTCCTCAGGTAAGTGTAGGACAACAGGTAACCCTGCAGATAACTGGATATTCTCCATACAAAAGCATACTATTACTTTTTATTCTCCCTATCGTTAGCTTGCTCATGGGCAGTTTCGCAGGTCAGAAAATTGATTTTATTTATCCAAATTCACAGGATATAAGAATGATAGGTTGTGGATTTATTTTTTTTCTATTCTATATCGTATCTCTAGGTATCTACGATAAAAAGCTCCGGGTTAAAAAATATGCGTACCGAAAAATCATATCAATAGATACTATACATAATTCAGCCTGACATGATCAACTCTCTATCAATCATTCCTTTATTTTTTATCCCATCGCAGGATTGGTTCACGTGCAGCCTTAACCTCATCAGGACGGCTTATGGGTGTGGTTTTCGGTGAATTATGCACTACATCGGGTTGTTGTTCAATGTCTGAGGCTATCTGAATCATAGCAGCAGCAAAAGCATCTAATGTCTCACGTGATTCCGTCTCTGTAGGTTCTATCATAATAGCCTCTTCCACAATTAATGGGAAATAAATTGTAGGGGCATGGAAGCCATAGTCAAGCAGCTTCTTGGCAATATCCAAAGCTGAAATGCCCTTCTTCTTTTGCCTTGTGGCTGAGATAACAAATTCATGCATACACGTTTTACCGTAAGGAATATCATAATGTTTTTCAAGCTTGTGCCGTAAATAATTAGCATTTAAAACGGCGTATTTACCAACCTTACAAACACCTTCTTTTCCTAACGATAACAAATAGGTATATGTCCTGATCATCATACCAATATGGCCATAAAATGCTCTAATCTTTCCTATTGAATCAGGATAGTCATAATGTAAAATATATTTTTTCTGCACATCATTCCCAATGCTTTCTGTAATTAACTTGTCCACTACTTTAATCCTTGGAACAGGCAAAAAAGAAGCTAATTCATCAGTAACACCAATAGGACCAGCGCCAGGACCTCCTCCACCGTGTGGTGTAGAAAAGGTCTTGTGAAGGTTCAAGTGTAAGATGTCTACCCCCATATCTCCTGGCCTGGCAATGCCCAGCAGTGCATTCATATTTGCCCCATCACAATAGATAAGCCCCCCCATATTATGGGCAATTTTACAGATTTCCAAAATATCTTTCTCAAATAAACCCAGGGTGTTAGGGTTGGTAATCATAATTGCTGCTGTATCCTGGGTAAAGATTTCTTTTAATTTTTTTATATCGACAAGGCCATTTGCATGGGACCGGATTGATTCTATCTCATAACCACAAAGAGCAGCAGATGCAGGGTTTGTACCATGCGCTGAATCAGGAATGATAATCTTGCGCCTTTTCTCACCCTTTTTTTCCAGATAGGCACGAATGATCAACATGCCGGTTAGCTCACCGTGAGCCCCGGCTGCTGGTTGCAATGTGAAGGCCGACATCCCGGAAATATCTTTGAGCATTTGCTCAAGATCATATAATAGTTTTAAAATACCCTGACATTGCTCAACAGACTGATAGGGGTGCAGTTTTGTAAAACCCTCCAACCGTGCTGCCTCTTCATTTGTCTTAGGATTGTATTTCATGGTGCAGGATCCCAACGGATAAAAATTAGTATCTACACAGTAGTTCATTTGTGAGAGTCTCGTAAAATGCCGTACAACATCAATCTCTGAGACCTCAGGCAGTTTTATTTCTTTCTTCCTTAACATATCCCGGGCAAGAAGCTCTGTTATAGGTTTGACGGGGACATCACAAGCGGGAAAAACAAAACATCGCCTGCCAGGCGATGTTTTATCAAATATAAGAGGTTCAATTTGGTTCATTATTCCATTCCTTATATCTGAGACAACTCAAGAATCAAACGATCAATCGATTCTTTGGTTTTTGTCTCTGTTACACACAAAAGCATGCAATTATCCAGTTCAGGATAAAATCCGGAAAGTTCTAATCCGCCAATAATTCCTTTTTTTAACAGGTATTCATTCATTTTATTTACCGGGATATTGCCTTGAGCTTTTAAGACAAACTCATGGAAAAAGGGGTTTTTGAATACAGGTTTTACCGTATTTAGGGCACAGAGCCTTTCATAGGCATAATGACTTTTTTGTATATTAAGATTCGCCAGCTCTGCCATGCCTGCTTTCCCTAATGCACATACATAAATACATGCCCTGAGTGCGAGTAATCCCTGGTTGGTACAGATATTGGAAGTAGCCTTTTGACGACGGATGTGCTGCTCCCTTGCCTGCAGGGTGAGGACAAAACATCTTCTCCCTTCACTATCTACCGTCTCCCCTACAATCCTGCCAGGTATCCGACGCAAAAATTCTTTTTTTACCGTAAAGAAACCCAAATACGGCCCACCGTAGTTTATATAATTTCCTAATACCTGAGCCTCTCCAACGGCAATATCAGCATCATATTCTCCGGGCGATTTCAGCACTCCAAGTGAAATAGGATTTACACATGCAATAAATAAGGCACCCTGTTTATGAGCAATATTTGAGATGGTCTCCATATCTTCAATACAACCAAAAAAGTTTGGACTTTGAATAAGTACGGCAGATGTTTTATCATCCACCATCTTTTTCAATTGGTCTGTATCGGTAATCCCTTCCGGTGTATCTATTTCAATAATTTCCGTATGCAATCCCTTGAGATATGTTTTAAGTACCTGCTGGTATTCCGGATGAATCGCCCGGGAACAAATAATCTTGTTCTTCTCATGTAAGCGCAAAGATAATAGCGCCGCCTCAGCCAGGGCCGTAGAGCCATCGTACAGAGAGGCATTCGACACATCCATACCTGTTAGTTCACACATTACCGTTTGGAATTCATAAATGACCTGAAGTGTGCCCTGGCTTACTTCAGGCTGGTAAGGGGTATAACAGGTATAAAATTCACTCCTCGATGCCAAATGGTCCACGATGGATGGAATATAATGTTCGTAAGCGCCAGCGCCTA is a window from the Candidatus Jettenia sp. genome containing:
- a CDS encoding TldD/PmbA family protein, with the translated sequence MKKQKDVIDAEIFASWNEHITVRLNYTSDIPCNGVHEPKSTQMNGISLWVVFRAGKGIKVGFGSVSNTISQKGIREAFQKARKNRIYDPDFKSLPIPAGKPTLENYHDPAAMEMSDETIVDLGWKGLKGALAEFNKGHFNKSIIVGGDITIIKERVAIANTHGIDDFDESTILMTNITSMIEKERVKGTGWTTSTHMSSFNPEEAGKESAESAIKTIGGERISSGTYNVIFGRQPLTDLFTNIIIPALSLSTVNVSDTPFLKKLGQRVTSDLLNVYDDGTIKGAAGSKKISCEGIPTGRTNLIYNGFLVGFLANNYLSQKLGNVFTSFIPRNGFRYYKGGRNHAIQPRICPTNIVIEGKNEIDRQSLFSKIHNGVYIGRIWYTYPINGLAAGDFTSTIIADSYLVEKGEIVKPLQPNTVRINSNIKDILNNIIALSKDKKQTIVWGGEEIVLAPEMAVQGVKLDNISGFTP
- a CDS encoding ferredoxin, yielding MRAKVDPDICTGCELCTQTCPEVFYMNGDIAETKDTDVPSDIQDSCRQAAEECPVEAIIISD
- a CDS encoding 50S ribosomal protein L34, which encodes MKVNIRKSSIKHKRMCGFRKRMRTKGGRAILKRRRRIGRRPLLDV
- a CDS encoding integration host factor subunit beta, whose product is MQTTTKRDLCEKIARRTNNTHMIVKKTIQMFLDEIISELAQGNRIELRDFGVFEIRQRAARKARNPRTGEVAFVPSKNVVVFKVGKLMREKVGNATKTPTQPSQGT
- a CDS encoding SoxR reducing system RseC family protein → MFSQEQIIEKGIIKYIRGNRATVEIIKPDSNKCKSCGVCMGIENTGNLLEVDTIPQVSVGQQVTLQITGYSPYKSILLLFILPIVSLLMGSFAGQKIDFIYPNSQDIRMIGCGFIFFLFYIVSLGIYDKKLRVKKYAYRKIISIDTIHNSA
- the gcvPB gene encoding aminomethyl-transferring glycine dehydrogenase subunit GcvPB produces the protein MNQIEPLIFDKTSPGRRCFVFPACDVPVKPITELLARDMLRKKEIKLPEVSEIDVVRHFTRLSQMNYCVDTNFYPLGSCTMKYNPKTNEEAARLEGFTKLHPYQSVEQCQGILKLLYDLEQMLKDISGMSAFTLQPAAGAHGELTGMLIIRAYLEKKGEKRRKIIIPDSAHGTNPASAALCGYEIESIRSHANGLVDIKKLKEIFTQDTAAIMITNPNTLGLFEKDILEICKIAHNMGGLIYCDGANMNALLGIARPGDMGVDILHLNLHKTFSTPHGGGGPGAGPIGVTDELASFLPVPRIKVVDKLITESIGNDVQKKYILHYDYPDSIGKIRAFYGHIGMMIRTYTYLLSLGKEGVCKVGKYAVLNANYLRHKLEKHYDIPYGKTCMHEFVISATRQKKKGISALDIAKKLLDYGFHAPTIYFPLIVEEAIMIEPTETESRETLDAFAAAMIQIASDIEQQPDVVHNSPKTTPISRPDEVKAAREPILRWDKK
- the gcvPA gene encoding aminomethyl-transferring glycine dehydrogenase subunit GcvPA, with product MDYIPNTEHDGEMMLGEMKVPSFESLLKDIPAPLRNFSLSLRQGLSEPEVLRVLRDLSGGNISTDTCISFLGAGAYEHYIPSIVDHLASRSEFYTCYTPYQPEVSQGTLQVIYEFQTVMCELTGMDVSNASLYDGSTALAEAALLSLRLHEKNKIICSRAIHPEYQQVLKTYLKGLHTEIIEIDTPEGITDTDQLKKMVDDKTSAVLIQSPNFFGCIEDMETISNIAHKQGALFIACVNPISLGVLKSPGEYDADIAVGEAQVLGNYINYGGPYLGFFTVKKEFLRRIPGRIVGETVDSEGRRCFVLTLQAREQHIRRQKATSNICTNQGLLALRACIYVCALGKAGMAELANLNIQKSHYAYERLCALNTVKPVFKNPFFHEFVLKAQGNIPVNKMNEYLLKKGIIGGLELSGFYPELDNCMLLCVTETKTKESIDRLILELSQI